From one Streptomyces sp. ICC1 genomic stretch:
- a CDS encoding glycosyltransferase, translating to MPTQPSSPTPSPSSPPGRPPAVLHLVQPVDGGVARVVVDLVRAQSAAGLRTVVGCPRGGQLADAARAAGAEVLTWRAGRAPGPGLAAEVLGARRLVDRVRPDILHAHSAKAGLAGRLAVRGAVPTVFQPHAWSFDAVGGATAALALRWERFGARWADRVLCVSEAERRTGESEGIAARWAVIRNGVDLDHFRPGGPDPARDKARARAELPLPAGFAGDGPLAVCVGRLCQQKGQDILLRAWPELLGAVPGARLALVGDGPDTERLRRTAPPGVHFAGPASDIRPWLRAADLVVLPSRWEGMALAPLEAMACGRPVLVSDVSGARESLPPGQGRLCLVEPEDPTALAKALGRLLAEPRLLAELGEQAQRHARMDFDVRRTTDAVTGLYHELLGRPRPLNQERISR from the coding sequence GTGCCGACGCAGCCTTCCTCCCCCACCCCCTCACCCTCCTCCCCGCCCGGCCGGCCGCCGGCCGTCCTCCACCTCGTCCAGCCCGTCGACGGCGGGGTCGCACGCGTCGTCGTCGACCTCGTCCGGGCCCAGTCCGCCGCCGGTCTGCGGACCGTCGTCGGCTGCCCGCGCGGCGGGCAGCTCGCCGACGCGGCCCGCGCCGCCGGCGCCGAGGTGCTCACCTGGCGCGCCGGACGGGCCCCCGGACCGGGGCTGGCCGCCGAAGTGCTGGGCGCGCGCCGCCTGGTCGACCGGGTCCGGCCCGACATCCTGCACGCCCACAGCGCCAAGGCCGGGCTGGCCGGGCGGCTCGCCGTGCGCGGCGCCGTCCCCACCGTCTTCCAGCCGCACGCCTGGTCGTTCGACGCCGTCGGCGGGGCCACCGCCGCGCTCGCCCTGCGCTGGGAGCGCTTCGGGGCCCGTTGGGCCGACCGGGTGCTCTGCGTCAGCGAGGCCGAACGACGCACCGGCGAGTCCGAGGGGATCGCCGCCCGCTGGGCGGTGATCCGCAACGGCGTCGACCTCGACCACTTCCGCCCCGGCGGCCCGGACCCCGCGCGGGACAAGGCCCGAGCACGCGCCGAACTGCCGCTGCCCGCAGGCTTCGCGGGCGACGGGCCGCTCGCCGTCTGCGTGGGCCGGCTCTGCCAGCAGAAGGGGCAGGACATCCTGCTGCGGGCTTGGCCGGAGCTGCTCGGAGCCGTCCCCGGCGCCCGCCTCGCGCTCGTCGGAGACGGCCCCGACACCGAACGGCTGCGCCGCACGGCCCCGCCCGGAGTGCACTTCGCCGGGCCCGCCTCCGACATCCGACCGTGGCTTCGGGCCGCCGATCTCGTTGTACTGCCGTCGCGGTGGGAAGGCATGGCGCTCGCCCCGCTCGAAGCCATGGCCTGTGGCCGCCCGGTCCTGGTCTCCGACGTCAGCGGTGCCAGGGAGAGCCTGCCGCCCGGCCAGGGACGGCTGTGCCTGGTGGAGCCCGAGGACCCGACGGCGCTGGCCAAGGCCCTGGGACGGCTGCTCGCCGAGCCGCGGCTGCTCGCCGAACTCGGAGAGCAGGCCCAACGGCACGCACGGATGGACTTCGACGTGCGGCGGACCACGGACGCGGTCACCGGTCTGTACCACGAACTGCTGGGCAGGCCACGACCCTTGAACCAGGAGCGCATCAGCCGATGA